One genomic segment of Coffea arabica cultivar ET-39 chromosome 6e, Coffea Arabica ET-39 HiFi, whole genome shotgun sequence includes these proteins:
- the LOC140009535 gene encoding DNA polymerase delta small subunit-like isoform X3: METEDSSSENGLLHRKQALYSSLDSCFVIQKEMYRGQQYSQIYFARLHLMRTLLYSLLPNWKPHIQVCTVIGLEEGKECIIVGTLYKHMKLKPSILEEYSKERSATPLVRPHNFMHPDDHLILEDESGRIKVCGDVLLPSVYVTGVVVALHGKETGTGDFWVEDVMEGGLPHQIERPIKSGEDKYVIFVSGLDIGSSTSNPLKFQLLVDHITGHLGDKKEQSIAAKIVRVIIAGNSVEIPRGLLNGQNLGSKDQFTLFEPIKELDIQLTQIAAGIPVDIMPGPNDPANFSLPQQPLHRCLFPSSSAYNTFSLLGTSGQNIDDLEKYSDANDKLEFLERTLRWRHVAPTAPNTLGCYPFTDRDPFFVETCPHVYFVGNQEKYETRLIKGAEGQIVRLICIPRFSETGVAVVLNLRNLDCHALSFGTEFS, encoded by the exons ATGGAGACGGAAGACTCGTCGTCGGAGAACGGCCTCCTTCACCGGAAACAAGCTCTATACTCTTCCCTg GACTCATGCTTTGTGATTCAGAAGGAGATGTACAGAGGTCAACAATACAGCCAAATATACTTTGCTAGGCTTCACTTGATGAGAACTCTTCTTTACTCTCTACTCCCCAATTGGAAACCCCACATTCAGG TCTGCACTGTTATCGGATTAGAAGAAGGCAAGGAATGCATCATTGTTGGGACGCTCTACAAGCACATGAAGCTGAAACCTTCCATTCTTGAAGAGTACTCCAAAGAG AGATCTGCAACCCCACTTGTAAGACCTCACAATTTTATGCACCCAGATGATCATTTAATTTTGGAAGATGAGAGCGGCAGAATTAAAGTTTGCGGAGATGTTCTTTTACCTTCTGTTTATGTGACAG GTGTCGTGGTTGCATTGCATGGAAAAGAAACTGGTACAGGCGACTTTTGGGTTGAAGATGTCATGGAAGGAGGCCTACCACACCAAATAGAGCGGCCAATTAAATCAG GTGAAGACAAATATGTCATTTTTGTTTCGGGCTTGGATATTGGGAGCAGCACTTCTAATCCTCTAAAATTCCAGCTTTTGGTTGATCACATAACTGGCCATCTTGGAGATAAAAAG GAACAAAGTATTGCTGCCAAGATAGTTCGAGTAATTATTGCTGGAAATTCTGTTGAAATCCCCCGTGGGCTACTTAATGGTCAG AACTTAGGTTCTAAGGATCAATTTACATTGTTTGAGCCAATTAAAGAGCTGGATATTCAGTTGACTCAG ATTGCTGCAGGTATACCAGTTGATATTATGCCAGGGCCAAATGACCCTGCCAATTTCTCCTTGCCACAGCAG CCTTTGCATAGATGCCTTTTTCCTAGCTCATCAGCTTACAACACATTCAG TTTGCTTGGAACATCAGGTCAGAACATTGATGATCTCGAGAAGTATTCAGATGCAAATGATAAACTTGAATTTTTGGAGAGGACACTGAGATGGAGACATGTTGCACCAACGGCACCAAATACCCTTG GATGTTATCCTTTTACTGACAGGGATCCTTTTTTCGTTGAGACCTGTCCACACGTTTATTTTGTTGGTAATCAAGAGAAATATGAGACTCGCTTGATCAAGG GAGCAGAGGGACAAATAGTGAGACTAATCTGTATTCCCAGATTTAGTGAAACTGGAGTTGCTGTGGTG
- the LOC140009535 gene encoding DNA polymerase delta small subunit-like isoform X1, which translates to METEDSSSENGLLHRKQALYSSLDSCFVIQKEMYRGQQYSQIYFARLHLMRTLLYSLLPNWKPHIQVCTVIGLEEGKECIIVGTLYKHMKLKPSILEEYSKERSATPLVRPHNFMHPDDHLILEDESGRIKVCGDVLLPSVYVTGVVVALHGKETGTGDFWVEDVMEGGLPHQIERPIKSGEDKYVIFVSGLDIGSSTSNPLKFQLLVDHITGHLGDKKEQSIAAKIVRVIIAGNSVEIPRGLLNGQNLGSKDQFTLFEPIKELDIQLTQIAAGIPVDIMPGPNDPANFSLPQQPLHRCLFPSSSAYNTFRSCPNPHLFQLDDVSLLGTSGQNIDDLEKYSDANDKLEFLERTLRWRHVAPTAPNTLGCYPFTDRDPFFVETCPHVYFVGNQEKYETRLIKGAEGQIVRLICIPRFSETGVAVVLNLRNLDCHALSFGTEFS; encoded by the exons ATGGAGACGGAAGACTCGTCGTCGGAGAACGGCCTCCTTCACCGGAAACAAGCTCTATACTCTTCCCTg GACTCATGCTTTGTGATTCAGAAGGAGATGTACAGAGGTCAACAATACAGCCAAATATACTTTGCTAGGCTTCACTTGATGAGAACTCTTCTTTACTCTCTACTCCCCAATTGGAAACCCCACATTCAGG TCTGCACTGTTATCGGATTAGAAGAAGGCAAGGAATGCATCATTGTTGGGACGCTCTACAAGCACATGAAGCTGAAACCTTCCATTCTTGAAGAGTACTCCAAAGAG AGATCTGCAACCCCACTTGTAAGACCTCACAATTTTATGCACCCAGATGATCATTTAATTTTGGAAGATGAGAGCGGCAGAATTAAAGTTTGCGGAGATGTTCTTTTACCTTCTGTTTATGTGACAG GTGTCGTGGTTGCATTGCATGGAAAAGAAACTGGTACAGGCGACTTTTGGGTTGAAGATGTCATGGAAGGAGGCCTACCACACCAAATAGAGCGGCCAATTAAATCAG GTGAAGACAAATATGTCATTTTTGTTTCGGGCTTGGATATTGGGAGCAGCACTTCTAATCCTCTAAAATTCCAGCTTTTGGTTGATCACATAACTGGCCATCTTGGAGATAAAAAG GAACAAAGTATTGCTGCCAAGATAGTTCGAGTAATTATTGCTGGAAATTCTGTTGAAATCCCCCGTGGGCTACTTAATGGTCAG AACTTAGGTTCTAAGGATCAATTTACATTGTTTGAGCCAATTAAAGAGCTGGATATTCAGTTGACTCAG ATTGCTGCAGGTATACCAGTTGATATTATGCCAGGGCCAAATGACCCTGCCAATTTCTCCTTGCCACAGCAG CCTTTGCATAGATGCCTTTTTCCTAGCTCATCAGCTTACAACACATTCAGGTCCTGTCCTAATCCTCATTTGTTTCAGCTTGACGATGTTAG TTTGCTTGGAACATCAGGTCAGAACATTGATGATCTCGAGAAGTATTCAGATGCAAATGATAAACTTGAATTTTTGGAGAGGACACTGAGATGGAGACATGTTGCACCAACGGCACCAAATACCCTTG GATGTTATCCTTTTACTGACAGGGATCCTTTTTTCGTTGAGACCTGTCCACACGTTTATTTTGTTGGTAATCAAGAGAAATATGAGACTCGCTTGATCAAGG GAGCAGAGGGACAAATAGTGAGACTAATCTGTATTCCCAGATTTAGTGAAACTGGAGTTGCTGTGGTG
- the LOC140009535 gene encoding DNA polymerase delta small subunit-like isoform X2: METEDSSSENGLLHRKQALYSSLDSCFVIQKEMYRGQQYSQIYFARLHLMRTLLYSLLPNWKPHIQVCTVIGLEEGKECIIVGTLYKHMKLKPSILEEYSKERSATPLVRPHNFMHPDDHLILEDESGRIKVCGDVLLPSVYVTGVVVALHGKETGTGDFWVEDVMEGGLPHQIERPIKSGEDKYVIFVSGLDIGSSTSNPLKFQLLVDHITGHLGDKKEQSIAAKIVRVIIAGNSVEIPRGLLNGQNLGSKDQFTLFEPIKELDIQLTQIAAGIPVDIMPGPNDPANFSLPQQPLHRCLFPSSSAYNTFRSCPNPHLFQLDDVSLLGTSGQNIDDLEKYSDANDKLEFLERTLRWRHVAPTAPNTLGCYPFTDRDPFFVETCPHVYFVGNQEKYETRLIKGAEGQIVRLICIPRFSETGVAVVVILWMQL; encoded by the exons ATGGAGACGGAAGACTCGTCGTCGGAGAACGGCCTCCTTCACCGGAAACAAGCTCTATACTCTTCCCTg GACTCATGCTTTGTGATTCAGAAGGAGATGTACAGAGGTCAACAATACAGCCAAATATACTTTGCTAGGCTTCACTTGATGAGAACTCTTCTTTACTCTCTACTCCCCAATTGGAAACCCCACATTCAGG TCTGCACTGTTATCGGATTAGAAGAAGGCAAGGAATGCATCATTGTTGGGACGCTCTACAAGCACATGAAGCTGAAACCTTCCATTCTTGAAGAGTACTCCAAAGAG AGATCTGCAACCCCACTTGTAAGACCTCACAATTTTATGCACCCAGATGATCATTTAATTTTGGAAGATGAGAGCGGCAGAATTAAAGTTTGCGGAGATGTTCTTTTACCTTCTGTTTATGTGACAG GTGTCGTGGTTGCATTGCATGGAAAAGAAACTGGTACAGGCGACTTTTGGGTTGAAGATGTCATGGAAGGAGGCCTACCACACCAAATAGAGCGGCCAATTAAATCAG GTGAAGACAAATATGTCATTTTTGTTTCGGGCTTGGATATTGGGAGCAGCACTTCTAATCCTCTAAAATTCCAGCTTTTGGTTGATCACATAACTGGCCATCTTGGAGATAAAAAG GAACAAAGTATTGCTGCCAAGATAGTTCGAGTAATTATTGCTGGAAATTCTGTTGAAATCCCCCGTGGGCTACTTAATGGTCAG AACTTAGGTTCTAAGGATCAATTTACATTGTTTGAGCCAATTAAAGAGCTGGATATTCAGTTGACTCAG ATTGCTGCAGGTATACCAGTTGATATTATGCCAGGGCCAAATGACCCTGCCAATTTCTCCTTGCCACAGCAG CCTTTGCATAGATGCCTTTTTCCTAGCTCATCAGCTTACAACACATTCAGGTCCTGTCCTAATCCTCATTTGTTTCAGCTTGACGATGTTAG TTTGCTTGGAACATCAGGTCAGAACATTGATGATCTCGAGAAGTATTCAGATGCAAATGATAAACTTGAATTTTTGGAGAGGACACTGAGATGGAGACATGTTGCACCAACGGCACCAAATACCCTTG GATGTTATCCTTTTACTGACAGGGATCCTTTTTTCGTTGAGACCTGTCCACACGTTTATTTTGTTGGTAATCAAGAGAAATATGAGACTCGCTTGATCAAGG GAGCAGAGGGACAAATAGTGAGACTAATCTGTATTCCCAGATTTAGTGAAACTGGAGTTGCTGTGGTG